Proteins co-encoded in one Anopheles moucheti chromosome X, idAnoMoucSN_F20_07, whole genome shotgun sequence genomic window:
- the LOC128307221 gene encoding apolipoprotein D, which yields MADGKRVTFYARVAYSCLIIALLLTLCIDDACSEVPRRRTRNDKCPKVRAMRNFGLNAMMGSWYVIQYFASTEMFPEYGCMRSSFVTSDGYVTMNFTYVFLDDPGATFQQGNITWIIPNFGQPAHWVHAESSYEEIYNTYVIDTDYRTWALIMHCAEKTKSQKYLSALMLAREPTLGQNVINFLREKLPRYDIDVENMFAIPQENCTSLGIDAHAYYAYNTS from the exons ATGGCAGATGGAAAGCGTGTGACGTTCTATGCGCGGGTAGCGTACAGCTGTCTAATAATAGCCCTGCTGCTGACACTCTGCATCGACGATGCGTGCAGTGAGGTACCGCGCCGACGTACCCGCAACGACAAATGTCCAAAG GTGCGGGCAATGCGCAACTTTGGGCTGAACGCGATGATGGGCTCCTGGTACGTGATACAGTACTTCGCCTCGACGGAGATGTTCCCGGAGTACGGATGCATGCGCAGCTCGTTCGTCACCTCGGACGGGTACGTGACGATGAACTTTACGTATGTGTTCTTGGATGACCCGGGCGCCACATTCCAGCAGGGTAACATCACCTGGATCATACCGAACTTCGGTCAGCCGGCCCACTGGGTGCATGCGGAAAGTAGCT ACGAGGAGATCTACAACACGTACGTGATTGATACGGACTATCGTACGTGGGCCCTCATAATGCACTGTGCGGAGAAGACGAAGTCGCAGAAGTACCTCTCGGCGCTCATGCTTGCCCGTGAACCAACGCTCGGCCAGAACGTGATCAACTTTCTACG CGAGAAGCTGCCACGGTACGATATCGACGTGGAGAACATGTTTGCTATCCCGCAGGAGAACTGCACCAGCCTCGGTATCGATGCACACGCGTACTACGCGTACAACACATCATAA